A region of the Curvibacter sp. AEP1-3 genome:
AGTGATTGCCGTTCGGCTTCTGGAGGCTCTGGGCCAAGAGGCGGCGCCATACATGGATGGCAATCTCAGCGGTTTCATAGGCTTTGGGAGATTTAGTCGTAACGATGATTTAGGCAGCCTCTTGGCGAGGGTGGATGCTGCACTAGCCGCGGCTGAAACTCAGTCACATAGCGCTGTGCACGAAGCCGTTTATTCGGATTCCGATGAACTGCCTCGATCCTCTGAGCAATGGGCTAAATTGATTGGTAGGGCTTTGGAGAACCGCTGGGTGCGACTGATTGCGTTTCCGGTGATGACTCTTTCCGGTGGCCTTTCCCATAAAGAGTGCCCATTGCGGTTGATGTTTGACGAGTCAGGAGAGTGGTTGCCCGCAGGTAGATTTTTGCCGATCGCAGAGCGACTTAAGCTGACCCCAGCTTTGGATTTGATGGCGGTTTCACTCGGGCTCGATGAACTTGAGAAAGAACCTGATTTGCCAGGATTGGCGATCAATTTGTCCGCGAGTTCTTTAGAGAGTGCGGACTTTCTCAACAAACTACTTGAGATCTTGAAGCAGCGCAGCACACTTGCTAACCGTTTGTGGCTGGAAGTTCCTGAGGAGGGTGCGTTGAAGCACCTCGAAAGCTTCAGGCAACTTTGCTTTGCGCTGAAAAAGCGTGGTTGCCGCATTGGGCTTGAGCATTTCGGCCATCGCTTCAGCCAAATCGGACAACTTCATGATTTGGGCTTGGATTACTTGAAGGTCGATTCAAGTTTTGTGCGTGGAGTTAATGCGAATGCCGGTAACGAAGCATTCCTAAAGGGTTTGTGCAGCATTGCGCACAATATAGGCCTGCAGGTGATCGCAGAAGGTGTGAGCACATCGGCAGAATGCAATGCTCTCAAAGCTATCGGTTTTGATGCGGCTACTGGACCTGGTATTCAATCTTAAGAAGGCCCGCTCTTCACATTTTTGAAGTGAAGAGCGGATCCCCCTTTAGTAGTGTTTAGTCCAACAAGAGGGTACCGTTTCGGATCAGCGTTTGTAAAAGAAGCGACTCGTTGCCGCTTGTGGTGCCTACCGCGGTGTACAAGTTGACGTTGTCTAAAACAATTCGTTGATCTTCAGCTGCCGCCGAGTAAGTTCCGCCAGCAAAGCCGCCGGTGCTACTGATGCGAATTTCAGTGTTAGCTCCATTAATGTTGATATCAATGTAGTTCAGCAAGTTAGAAATCGCTACATCCGTAGCTGCACTACCGCTATTGCCAGATGACGTGTGCTCGCCGACAAGAAGCTCTCTTAAGTCGAGAACATCTCCTCCGCTAAGAGACACATTGCTATAGCCCCCGCCATAGTTGAAGTCTGTGACATGGTCTACAGCTGGTGAGCCCGCTGTCCCTCCGTCATTGAGTCTCCATGCGAAAGTGTCAGAGCCTGTACCACCGGTCAATATGTCATTTTCTTTGCCGCCGACGATGAAGTCATTCCCGTCAAGCCCGCTAATGGTGTTTGCCGCGCTATTGCCTTCAAGCCGGTTAGCGGATGCATTACCTGTGAGGTTAATTGCCCCGCCGTCATAGGCAACCAGATTTTCGAGGTTAGTTGCGAGGACGTAAGTTGTGCTGAGGTTTGTTGAGACGTAAGTGGAATCAAGTTGGACAGTGTCAGTGCCAGAGCCTGCCGCTTCGACGATAGTGTCCAATGTGTCACTCAGTCGGTAGAAATCATCCCCAACCCCACCGGTTAGCGTGTCTGTACCTGCCCCGCCGATCAACAGATCGTTGCCGGTGCCCCCGTTCAATACATCGTTTCCGGCGCCGCCTTCCAATGTGTCAGCTGCATCGCCGCCGTTCAGCGTGTCATTGCCATTGCCGCCTATCAAATAGTCACGGCCAGCGCCGCCAGTCAACGTATCGTTCCCTGTTCCCCCATCCAAAATGGAGCCGGTCCGCAGCTGCCAAGTCGACGTGGTGCCATCGTAGACAAGGTCTTGAATTCTTGTGTCAGCGATTGTGGGCGCTGACTCATTGGTAAACATGGCTGTGTTTGTCAGCGACATTACTTGCCAAGTACCGGAGCTGCTCGATTTGTATTCAATCCGCAGCCGCGAGTTTCCGCCTTGTTCCCAATAAAGGAGCTCTAAGGATTGAAGTCCGCCGGCCAAGTCACCCAATTGCACATTGTTAAAAATGCGTGTCGTTGGGCCTTGGTTACCGTCGTACTCAAGCAACGTGTGGCCGTCTACGTTCAACCGGAAACCATCGTCCGCAGTAACGCGGAAATCATACGAGCCTGGTTGTGTGTAGAACTTGCCGGAAATTCGAATTGCTGCGTCGGTTGTCGTTCCAAGCCCCGAGGTGCCGTTGGTATTCCCCACACCAGTTTGAACCAACCCAGTAGATAGGTCTTGATCCAAGAAGTTACTTAGCGCGCGAGTTGTAGAGTTTGCGTTTCCATCATTGGCAAGTAAGGCACTGCCTGCTGCTCTGTTTTGGTTTGAGCCCAGTGACGAATTGACTGTGGGGTTGAAGCCGTAGTCAATATTCCGCGCTTTGAAGCTCACATCGGCAACATTCGCATTTGCAGTGGTGGACGTGCCAACAATGCTTGCTCCGCCAGCCAATGCATTTCGACCATCAATAATGGTGTACATGTCCTCAACGGAGTTCAAATTACCTGCAGCAAGGTGAACACCAAAAGTGGCGGTTCCGTCGTCACTGTGGGTTCGACCCGTAGTGGTCGCCGTTTCGTTATATCCGTAGTACTCGCCGTTGAAGCCGGTTGCAGATCCCGTGAGTGGTACAACGGTAGGCGGAGGTGCCACGGTATCTTGAGCTCCGTTTACGTTGATGGTGAGCGTAGCGCTATCTGACTGCCCCGTTCCATCACTGACGGTGTAAGTGAAAACATCCTGTGCAATCTGTCCGGCGATTAAATTTTGAACAGCAGAGCTGGAGTTGTTCAGGACGTAGTCATATCGCCCATCTGAGTAAAGCGTCAACGTTCCATAGGTGCCTACAAGTGCAGTTCCAATAGTGCCTGAAGTACCTGTTCCAATTTCGAGTCCTGTACGGACAGCGGTCACGGTAAGGGTGTTTCCATCCAAGTCCGTGTCTTTGCCCGCAGCGTTCCCGGCGCTCTGTATTACACCGTTGGCTGCGGTGACATTTAACGTTGTTACTGCGGCATCCTCAGTCACCGAATTGGAGTCATTCCCTGCGACGGGCGGATGATCATTGTCCAAAATAGTGGCGCTACCTGTGGCGCTGCCATTTGTAGTGGTGCCTGAGGTGCGGGTTGCAGTGAGTGTGAACGTTTCGTCTGCTTCTGAAAGGCCGTCATTTGTGATGGGGGTGCGCACCAGCACGGAGGTCGTGCCTGCAGCGATGGTTGCAGTCGTGGCGTTGGACCAAGTGGTACCACCATCGGTCGACACCTGCAGGTTGGTGGCGGTGGCGCTGCCGTAGTCGGTACCGGTTCCGGTGGCGGAGCCGTTGGTCAAGGCCAAGTTGACCGAGGTTGCAGTCGTTGAGGCGTTGTTCAGGCTGACCGTGAACTGTGCAAAACCGGCGTTCTCTGCCACGGTTGGGCTCGAGACCGACAGGGTTGGCGTGTCGTTGTCGGTGCCTCCTGTTCCGGTGCCATCGTCACGGATGGTGCCCACACCCAGGTTGTCGGTGATCGTGGCATTGGTGGGCGTCACCAAGTTCACATTGAAGGTTTCTGCGCCTTCAAAGATTGCAGGGGCATCGTTGGCGATATTGACCGTAATGGTTTGAGTCGTCACGCCGGGGGCGAAGGTCAACGTACCAGTGGTCGATGTGTAGTCCGAGCCAGCGGTGGCGGTGCCATCGCTTGTGTTGTATCCCACGGTGACGGTCTGGCCGGAAGCGGCCGAGAGGGTCACGGTGAAAGTGGCAGTGCCTGCAGCTTCGTTGACGGTGATGTCATTGACCGACAAGCTCGGCGTTGCATCATCGTCGGTGATGGTGGCAGTGCCGTTAGCAGATGCATTGGTCGTGGTACCTGCAGTACGCGTTGCTG
Encoded here:
- a CDS encoding retention module-containing protein, which encodes MATSQISAQARGVVVILQGNAWVVSPDGSKRAIKLGDEIQEGQIVLTEDGTRLELALPNGREISLESGRELLIDANLLGFAPEDATNAALKDLNSSPAAIARVIASGGDLSAELDPTAAGLSGGDASDSHSFVRVIRINETVTPLSIDRAADSSSEEFPPFGTQLTTAPAPTVSSVSSPTQTEGNTLVYSVSLSGSTITSTTYSFSLGSGTATSSDYGTPIFSNGVTYNSATGTVTVPSGVSSFTVSIAAIDDLLYEQNETVPLTMGGVTGIGTIVDNDTPTLSINDVIINEAAGTVTFTVTRAGDLTQAASVQYASANDSATSGAGNDYTAVAGTLNFAANVATQTITVSINNDTVFEGAESFNINLSNAVGAVITDSQGVGTIVDDGRTLPGGGTANDDRPVFNVGSDFIVDEAAGTITFTVTKTGSTNLASSVAFTTVDGSAAAGSDYTATAGTLTFAANETSKTITVPITNDTVFEGAETFSLQISTPTNATIGDNSQVATIVDDGRTLPGGGTSNDDRPSVSIGSNVVIDEAAGTVTFTVTKTGSTNLPVTVDFATANGSATAGQDYTATNGSLTFAANETTKTITVNITNDTTYEISEDFTVSLSNVSGATLGTSSATGTIVDDGRTLPGGGTANDDRPGFSINDVIINEAAGTVTFTVTRAGDLTQAASVQYASANDSATSGAGNDYTAVAGTLNFAANVATQTITVSINNDTVFEGAESFNINLSNAVGAVITDNLGVGTIRDDGTGTGGTDNDTPTLSVSSPTVAENAGFAQFTVSLNNASTTATSVNLALTNGSATGTGTDYGSATATNLQVSTDGGTTWSNATTATIAAGTTSVLVRTPITNDALDEVNENFTLTATRTAGTTTNASANGTATITDDDATPSLSVNDITVNEAAGTATFTVTLSAASGQTVTVGYNTSDGTATAGSDYTSTTGTLTFAPGVTTQTITVNIANDAPAIFEGAETFNVNLVTPTNATITDNLGVGTIRDDGTGTGGTDNDTPTLSVSSPTVAENAGFAQFTVSLNNASTTATSVNLALTNGSATGTGTDYGSATATNLQVSTDGGTTWSNATTATIAAGTTSVLVRTPITNDGLSEADETFTLTATRTSGTTTNGSATGSATILDNDHPPVAGNDSNSVTEDAAVTTLNVTAANGVIQSAGNAAGKDTDLDGNTLTVTAVRTGLEIGTGTSGTIGTALVGTYGTLTLYSDGRYDYVLNNSSSAVQNLIAGQIAQDVFTYTVSDGTGQSDSATLTINVNGAQDTVAPPPTVVPLTGSATGFNGEYYGYNETATTTGRTHSDDGTATFGVHLAAGNLNSVEDMYTIIDGRNALAGGASIVGTSTTANANVADVSFKARNIDYGFNPTVNSSLGSNQNRAAGSALLANDGNANSTTRALSNFLDQDLSTGLVQTGVGNTNGTSGLGTTTDAAIRISGKFYTQPGSYDFRVTADDGFRLNVDGHTLLEYDGNQGPTTRIFNNVQLGDLAGGLQSLELLYWEQGGNSRLRIEYKSSSSGTWQVMSLTNTAMFTNESAPTIADTRIQDLVYDGTTSTWQLRTGSILDGGTGNDTLTGGAGRDYLIGGNGNDTLNGGDAADTLEGGAGNDVLNGGTGNDLLIGGAGTDTLTGGVGDDFYRLSDTLDTIVEAAGSGTDTVQLDSTYVSTNLSTTYVLATNLENLVAYDGGAINLTGNASANRLEGNSAANTISGLDGNDFIVGGKENDILTGGTGSDTFAWRLNDGGTAGSPAVDHVTDFNYGGGYSNVSLSGGDVLDLRELLVGEHTSSGNSGSAATDVAISNLLNYIDININGANTEIRISSTGGFAGGTYSAAAEDQRIVLDNVNLYTAVGTTSGNESLLLQTLIRNGTLLLD